Proteins co-encoded in one Gleimia hominis genomic window:
- a CDS encoding metal-sulfur cluster assembly factor, whose amino-acid sequence MDNPMANPEPVEQRFAPVEPEKKAGWDKSSEGTLSADDVEEALKDVIDPELGINIVDLGLVYGIAVDKDNFVDIDMTLTSAACPLTDVIENQAQMMLADVASGTAINWVWMPPWGPDRITDDGREQLRALGFNV is encoded by the coding sequence ATGGATAACCCGATGGCTAATCCGGAGCCGGTGGAGCAGCGGTTTGCACCGGTGGAACCGGAGAAAAAGGCTGGTTGGGATAAGTCTTCTGAGGGAACGTTGTCGGCGGATGACGTGGAGGAGGCCCTTAAGGACGTGATCGACCCTGAGCTTGGGATCAATATTGTTGATCTGGGGCTTGTGTACGGTATTGCGGTCGATAAGGATAATTTTGTGGACATCGACATGACGCTCACTTCAGCAGCTTGTCCACTTACGGATGTGATTGAGAACCAAGCGCAGATGATGTTGGCTGATGTTGCATCTGGAACCGCAATTAATTGGGTGTGGATGCCGCCGTGGGGGCCAGATCGGATTACGGATGATGGTCGTGAGCAGCTTCGTGCGTTAGGGTTCAACGTTTAA
- the sufU gene encoding Fe-S cluster assembly sulfur transfer protein SufU, which translates to MDDLQTLYQQVILDHSRERNGFGDLPQNPSATSYQVNPTCGDEVTVAVDVSDGELERMVWNGDGCSISQASLSIMTDLIDGKSVEEIGSLYRDFETMMHSRNRGVNEQILDHLEDGAALEGTSQFPNRIKCALLGWYALKDALAKTGVNIVEEGQDG; encoded by the coding sequence GTGGATGATTTGCAGACTTTGTATCAGCAAGTGATTTTGGATCACTCGCGGGAGCGCAATGGGTTTGGTGATTTGCCACAGAACCCGTCTGCCACGTCGTATCAGGTGAATCCCACGTGTGGGGACGAGGTCACTGTGGCTGTTGATGTGTCTGATGGCGAACTTGAACGCATGGTGTGGAATGGTGATGGTTGTTCCATTTCGCAGGCGTCTTTGTCGATCATGACGGATTTGATTGATGGTAAGTCGGTGGAGGAGATTGGTTCTCTGTACCGGGATTTTGAAACCATGATGCATTCGCGTAACCGGGGTGTGAATGAGCAGATTCTGGACCATTTGGAAGACGGCGCCGCTTTAGAGGGGACGTCACAGTTTCCGAATCGGATTAAGTGCGCGTTGCTTGGATGGTATGCGTTAAAGGATGCGTTGGCTAAAACTGGTGTGAATATTGTTGAGGAGGGGCAGGATGGATAA
- a CDS encoding aminotransferase class V-fold PLP-dependent enzyme: MEEQKSGALNVQEVEALRHQFPILSRSGRSGDPIAYLDSSATAQKPQCVIDAETQFYEHTNAAVNRGTHLLGDESTQAFEDARETVAAFVGARPDELVWTKNATEALNLVAYAFSNATAEDLNGPFKLGPGDRVVTTRSEHHANLIPWQELCRKTGAEFAYLDLDEQGRIDLATLDVITKNTKVVAFTHVSNVTGAISPVKQIVEAARAVGALVVLDTTQSSAHMPIDVQQLGVDFACFSSHKMCGPTGVGALWGRADLLEQMPPVLTGGSMIATVTMERAIYQDPPARFEAGSQPVAQAVGWARAVKFLREVGMDRIAAYEDQITAQLLEGVRSVDGVRILGPQDPNGRIGVVSFALDGVHPHDVGQFLDGASVAVRVGHHCAIPLHTFFGVRSSTRASASLTTTPAEVDRLVRALRGVREFFVGG, encoded by the coding sequence ATGGAAGAGCAGAAATCCGGGGCGTTGAACGTGCAGGAAGTGGAGGCGTTGCGCCACCAGTTTCCGATACTTTCACGCTCCGGCCGCTCTGGGGATCCGATTGCGTATTTGGATTCGTCTGCTACCGCGCAGAAACCACAGTGTGTGATTGACGCGGAAACGCAGTTTTATGAGCACACGAATGCGGCGGTGAATCGGGGGACCCACCTGTTGGGGGACGAGTCCACGCAGGCGTTTGAGGATGCGCGCGAGACAGTTGCGGCTTTTGTGGGGGCGCGTCCAGACGAGTTGGTGTGGACGAAGAACGCCACGGAAGCGTTGAACTTGGTGGCCTACGCGTTCTCTAATGCGACTGCGGAGGATCTCAATGGGCCTTTCAAGTTGGGGCCGGGTGACCGCGTGGTGACGACCCGCAGTGAGCATCATGCGAACCTGATTCCCTGGCAAGAGCTGTGCCGTAAGACGGGTGCTGAGTTTGCTTATCTGGATTTGGATGAGCAAGGTCGGATTGACTTGGCGACTTTGGACGTGATCACGAAGAACACGAAGGTCGTTGCATTTACGCACGTGTCGAATGTGACGGGCGCGATTTCGCCAGTTAAGCAGATCGTTGAGGCAGCTCGCGCAGTGGGTGCGTTGGTGGTGTTGGACACCACGCAGTCGTCCGCGCACATGCCGATTGATGTGCAGCAACTGGGCGTGGATTTTGCTTGTTTTTCGTCTCATAAGATGTGCGGACCGACGGGTGTTGGCGCGTTGTGGGGGCGGGCGGATTTGTTGGAGCAGATGCCGCCGGTGCTCACAGGTGGTTCGATGATCGCGACTGTGACGATGGAGCGGGCGATTTACCAGGATCCGCCGGCACGGTTTGAGGCGGGTTCGCAACCGGTGGCTCAGGCTGTGGGGTGGGCGCGGGCCGTGAAGTTCTTGCGTGAGGTGGGGATGGATCGGATTGCCGCGTATGAGGATCAGATTACTGCGCAGTTGCTTGAGGGGGTGCGCAGTGTTGATGGTGTGCGTATTCTTGGCCCGCAGGATCCGAATGGGCGCATCGGGGTGGTTTCGTTTGCGCTAGATGGGGTGCACCCGCACGATGTGGGCCAGTTTTTAGATGGTGCTTCTGTAGCGGTTCGGGTGGGGCATCATTGCGCGATTCCGTTGCATACGTTCTTTGGCGTGCGGTCTTCTACGCGAGCTTCTGCGTCGTTGACAACTACGCCTGCTGAAGTGGATCGGTTGGTGCGTGCGCTGCGGGGTGTTCGCGAGTTTTTCGTAGGAGGTTAA
- the sufC gene encoding Fe-S cluster assembly ATPase SufC — MTTLDIKDLHVSVETPEGTKNILKGVNLTVNSGEIHAIMGPNGSGKSTLAYALAGHPKYIIDSGSVMLDGEDVLEMTPDERAHAGMFLAMQYPVEVTGVTVSNFLRIAKTAIQGEAPKLRSWVKEVNEAMHNLRMDPQFAQRDVNVGFSGGEKKRLEILQMELLKPSMAILDETDSGLDVDALRVVSEGVNRAHEKTNMGVILVTHYTRILKYIKPDFVHVFVDGRIADQGGPDLADRLEEEGYDRYQKA, encoded by the coding sequence ATGACAACGCTTGATATTAAAGACCTACACGTGAGTGTGGAAACGCCGGAGGGCACAAAGAACATCTTGAAGGGCGTGAACCTCACGGTTAACTCCGGGGAAATTCACGCGATCATGGGGCCGAACGGGTCGGGTAAGTCCACGCTCGCGTACGCGCTGGCGGGCCACCCGAAGTACATTATCGATTCCGGTTCGGTGATGTTGGATGGCGAAGATGTGCTAGAGATGACGCCGGATGAGCGTGCTCACGCGGGCATGTTCCTGGCTATGCAGTACCCCGTTGAGGTTACAGGGGTTACGGTTTCGAACTTCTTGCGCATCGCTAAAACCGCGATTCAAGGGGAGGCTCCGAAGCTGCGGTCTTGGGTTAAAGAGGTGAACGAGGCGATGCACAACCTGCGGATGGATCCGCAGTTCGCGCAGCGCGATGTGAACGTGGGGTTCTCCGGTGGGGAAAAGAAGCGTTTAGAGATCCTGCAGATGGAGCTGTTGAAGCCGTCGATGGCGATTTTGGATGAGACGGATTCGGGCCTGGATGTGGACGCGCTCAGGGTTGTGTCTGAGGGCGTGAACCGCGCGCATGAGAAGACGAACATGGGCGTGATTTTGGTGACGCACTACACGCGGATTTTGAAGTACATCAAACCTGACTTTGTGCACGTGTTCGTGGATGGTCGGATCGCGGATCAGGGCGGTCCGGATCTTGCGGATCGGCTGGAAGAAGAAGGTTACGACCGCTATCAGAAAGCGTAA
- the sufD gene encoding Fe-S cluster assembly protein SufD — MTIADTMARKHSHGDGTQHTYSSRADRPTSFDPADIPVPTRHAEDWRFTPLRRIDALFEPKDYSAVNCPVNVTLAGNATFEVVGMDDDRVAPVLAPGDRTGVVSWAAARETNLIEIPADSKIDEPIMVSTAGTDGLQSQRIYVRAHTGSEAVVVLSHSGSGKLNQTVEVDAQDGAKLTVVTLQEWDRAAIHASNHRLRAGKETELRHIVISFGGDMVRICTDTEFAAPRGRIELYGLYYVDEGQHLEHRPYIAHTQPDCYSRVTYKGALQGEDAHSVWVGDCLIGEDADGTDTYELNRNLVLTQGPKADSVPNLEIENGEIEGAGHASATGRFDDEQLFYLMSRGVPEMEARRLVVRGFFAELINEIGVPAIQDHLMESVEEELQRGGSLVFEK; from the coding sequence ATGACGATAGCCGATACGATGGCACGTAAACACAGTCACGGAGATGGTACGCAACACACGTATTCCTCCAGGGCGGATCGGCCGACCTCATTCGACCCCGCGGATATCCCAGTGCCAACGCGGCACGCTGAAGATTGGCGTTTCACCCCTCTGCGTCGCATTGACGCACTGTTCGAACCCAAAGATTACTCGGCGGTTAACTGCCCGGTAAACGTAACGCTAGCGGGCAACGCGACGTTCGAGGTTGTGGGCATGGACGATGACCGGGTCGCGCCCGTGTTGGCGCCCGGGGACCGCACCGGAGTGGTTTCGTGGGCTGCGGCACGCGAGACGAACCTCATTGAGATCCCAGCGGACTCGAAAATTGATGAGCCTATAATGGTGTCCACTGCGGGCACTGACGGCCTGCAGAGCCAACGGATCTATGTGCGCGCTCACACCGGTTCTGAAGCGGTGGTGGTGCTTTCACATTCTGGAAGTGGCAAGCTTAACCAAACCGTGGAAGTGGACGCGCAAGATGGCGCTAAACTCACGGTCGTGACATTGCAGGAATGGGATCGCGCCGCGATCCACGCGTCAAACCACCGCCTCCGCGCGGGGAAAGAAACGGAGCTGCGCCACATCGTCATTTCTTTCGGTGGCGACATGGTGCGCATTTGTACAGACACGGAGTTCGCGGCTCCACGTGGGCGGATCGAACTGTACGGACTGTACTACGTCGACGAAGGCCAGCACTTGGAGCACCGCCCCTACATTGCGCACACGCAACCAGACTGCTACTCGCGCGTCACCTACAAGGGCGCGTTGCAGGGTGAGGACGCGCATTCCGTTTGGGTGGGCGATTGCCTCATCGGAGAGGATGCGGACGGAACGGATACGTACGAACTGAACCGCAACCTGGTGTTGACGCAAGGGCCGAAAGCGGATTCCGTGCCGAACCTCGAGATTGAGAACGGTGAAATTGAAGGTGCGGGACACGCGTCGGCAACAGGCCGGTTTGACGATGAACAGCTGTTCTACCTGATGAGCCGCGGGGTGCCGGAGATGGAGGCGCGCCGCCTGGTGGTGCGCGGATTCTTCGCGGAACTAATCAACGAGATCGGGGTGCCGGCCATCCAGGATCACCTGATGGAGTCCGTGGAAGAGGAACTGCAACGCGGCGGCTCTTTAGTATTTGAAAAGTAG